Proteins from a single region of Streptomyces spectabilis:
- a CDS encoding WD40 repeat domain-containing protein: MAFSPDGTCLALATIDSDEVWIWDPVTGEILRTFPGTEYERDYGPLGGGPEGVHAVAYSPDGTLLATGGDDYIDAFLRDPATGRILHCLGEMDSLVRAVAFSPDSTRLATGGQGGVARIWNARTGEPLRTLTCDSGRVRTLAFSPDGTQLAIGSDDRTVRIYDPATGEAVTMMRTDGSVLSCAYSPDERLIAVGTTAGLCVYTLHP; this comes from the coding sequence GTGGCGTTCAGCCCGGACGGCACCTGCCTGGCCCTCGCCACCATCGACTCCGACGAGGTATGGATCTGGGACCCTGTTACCGGCGAGATACTCCGCACCTTCCCCGGCACCGAATACGAAAGGGACTACGGTCCCCTTGGCGGGGGGCCCGAAGGAGTGCACGCGGTGGCATATAGCCCCGACGGCACTCTGCTGGCCACGGGTGGCGACGACTATATCGATGCGTTCCTCCGGGATCCGGCCACCGGCCGGATACTCCATTGTCTCGGAGAAATGGACAGCTTGGTGCGTGCGGTGGCGTTCAGCCCGGACAGCACCCGGCTGGCCACCGGCGGCCAAGGCGGAGTAGCGCGGATCTGGAATGCACGCACCGGCGAGCCACTGCGCACCCTCACGTGCGACTCCGGCCGGGTGCGCACGCTGGCCTTCAGCCCCGACGGCACCCAACTGGCCATCGGCAGCGACGACAGGACGGTGCGGATCTATGACCCGGCCACCGGCGAGGCCGTGACCATGATGCGCACGGACGGCAGTGTGCTGTCCTGTGCCTACAGCCCTGATGAGCGCCTCATAGCCGTCGGCACGACGGCTGGCCTCTGCGTCTACACGTTGCACCCCTGA
- the eno gene encoding phosphopyruvate hydratase, whose product MSAQAVEPAKNTDAAIETVTARRIIDSRGNPTVEVDVVLTDGSLGRAAVPSGASTGAREAVELRDGDAARWHGKGVDRAVAHVNGEIAAAVRGRDAADQAGLDAALVTLDGTATKSRLGANAVLGVSLAAAKAAAAAHRQPLYRYLGGTDAHLLPLPMMNIVNGGAHADNPLDFQEFMIAPVGADTFAEAVRMGSEVFHTLRRDLLAAGHSTGVGDEGGFAPALRTAEEALDFVMTAIERTGYRPGTDIGLIMDPASSEFFRDGVYDYAGEGVRRTPSENADYLAKLIDAYPIVSIEDPMAEDDLDGWRELTARVGDRCQLTGDDVFCTNETLLREGIRTGVGNSVLVKVNQIGTLTEALATVATAHSAGWTAVMSHRSGETEDTTIADLAVATGCGQIKTGSLSRSDRTAKYNQLIRIEEELGDSARYAGRDALRRA is encoded by the coding sequence ATGTCCGCACAGGCAGTCGAACCCGCCAAGAACACCGACGCCGCCATCGAGACCGTCACCGCCCGCCGGATCATCGACAGCCGGGGCAACCCCACGGTCGAGGTCGACGTCGTCCTTACGGACGGGTCCCTGGGTCGCGCGGCCGTCCCCTCTGGTGCCTCCACCGGCGCCCGGGAGGCCGTGGAGCTGCGCGACGGAGATGCCGCGCGATGGCACGGCAAGGGCGTCGACCGCGCGGTGGCCCACGTCAACGGGGAGATCGCGGCGGCCGTGCGCGGCCGGGACGCGGCGGACCAGGCGGGCCTCGACGCCGCCCTCGTCACCCTCGACGGCACCGCCACGAAGTCCCGGCTCGGCGCCAACGCGGTCCTCGGCGTCTCGCTCGCCGCCGCCAAGGCCGCCGCGGCGGCCCACCGCCAGCCCCTCTACCGCTACCTCGGCGGCACCGACGCCCACCTCCTGCCGCTGCCGATGATGAACATCGTCAACGGCGGCGCCCACGCCGACAATCCGCTGGACTTCCAAGAGTTCATGATCGCGCCCGTGGGCGCGGACACCTTCGCCGAAGCCGTCCGCATGGGCAGCGAGGTCTTCCACACCCTGCGCCGCGACCTGCTGGCCGCGGGGCACTCCACCGGGGTCGGCGACGAGGGCGGCTTCGCGCCCGCGCTGCGGACCGCCGAGGAGGCGCTCGACTTCGTGATGACCGCCATCGAGCGCACCGGCTACCGCCCCGGCACGGACATCGGCCTGATCATGGACCCGGCGTCGTCGGAGTTCTTCCGGGACGGGGTGTACGACTACGCGGGCGAGGGAGTGCGCCGCACCCCCTCCGAGAACGCCGACTACCTGGCCAAGCTCATCGACGCGTACCCGATCGTCTCCATCGAGGACCCGATGGCGGAGGACGACCTGGACGGCTGGCGCGAGCTGACCGCCCGTGTCGGTGACCGCTGCCAGCTCACCGGCGACGACGTGTTCTGCACGAACGAGACGCTGCTGCGCGAGGGCATCCGCACCGGCGTCGGCAACTCGGTCCTGGTCAAGGTCAACCAGATCGGGACCCTGACCGAGGCCCTTGCCACCGTGGCCACGGCCCACAGCGCGGGCTGGACGGCCGTCATGTCGCACCGCTCGGGCGAGACGGAGGACACCACCATCGCCGACCTGGCGGTGGCCACCGGCTGCGGCCAGATCAAGACCGGCTCCCTCTCCCGCTCCGACCGCACGGCGAAGTACAACCAACTCATCCGGATCGAAGAGGAGTTGGGTGACTCCGCGCGCTACGCGGGCCGCGACGCGCTGCGGCGCGCGTGA
- a CDS encoding fic family toxin-antitoxin system, toxin component, translating into MELHIDVSWILHVTEVAGANDPAPDDYGVPLAAVARHRAELFEQPVYDGPYAKAAALVHTLGRCRWLERSNLAVAAATGVMYLEAAGITVKPTRDHAIALKDLLLDPTCTAGHIAALLRTWPTTT; encoded by the coding sequence ATGGAGCTGCACATCGACGTCTCCTGGATCCTGCACGTCACCGAGGTCGCCGGGGCCAACGACCCGGCACCCGACGACTACGGCGTTCCCCTCGCGGCGGTCGCCCGCCACCGGGCCGAGCTGTTCGAACAGCCCGTCTACGACGGTCCTTACGCCAAGGCCGCAGCCCTGGTCCACACCCTGGGCCGGTGCCGCTGGCTGGAGCGCTCCAATCTCGCGGTCGCCGCCGCCACGGGCGTCATGTACCTCGAAGCGGCCGGGATCACCGTCAAGCCCACCCGCGACCACGCCATCGCCCTCAAGGACCTGCTCCTCGACCCCACCTGCACCGCAGGCCACATCGCCGCACTGCTGCGGACCTGGCCCACCACCACTTGA
- a CDS encoding type I polyketide synthase: MSALGAEPIAVTGVGCRFPGGVETPEGLWQLAADGRQTVGPVPADRWDAQKLALLHDPELRERAAVGCFLDGDVWAWEPEALSVAPAEREWVDPQARVLMETAREAVEHAGLPVDQLRATRTGVYVGTYALDNLFREARPVEDAPNSPYLFGNYHAGPAGRVAFAMDLRGPVMVVGTHCSAGLVALDTACGALALGQCDAALAGGVLLMLAPQTHYFEAPLLLSRRGACHAFDARGDGYVRGEGAGMILLKRLTDAQRDGDRVLAVIRGSAVNNDGQATRLTAPSTEMQQELFREAVRRAGIDPGEVGLVEAHGPGTAVGDPIEYTSINAVYGKGRGRCALGSVKTNIGHCEPVSGIAGLIKTVECLRRGVIPPNQNFRSWNPGIDRDAGSRLFVPTELTEWPVDGVPRRAAVCSYGVSGTNAHVVLEQAPAPRRRRARKAARHAADGPRLFLLSADSAGALADSARRLAAWLEGPGAQADLGDVAHTLAMRRRHAEHRLGIVAADTVQLRARARAFAGEDETDGVASGVPLLAPGHPGPVFVFTGQGSQYPGMCRELLASEPAFAAAVDELEALIFAESGFSLRSMIEEPEGPVGVDRIQPALFGVQVALAELWRSWGLEPAAVIGQSLGEVAASVVAGVLSREDGAKVICRRAALLARIAHGAMASVLLSAEETRAALESAGADGVDLGVLTAPRTTVISGDAAQVRALVEHWNETGTVARMVDVNVASHSSQVDPVIDDLHAVLSELPDALPGDIRFYSTVSEDPRGPGPLNASYWVRNQRDTVHFQRAVTAALADGHRLFVECTAHPLAARPIHEIARQTGVDDVVTVGSLRRGAADQEAFLTHLATAHAAGCGALDLASRYGDGQLVDLPTTAWNRTRHGGTAAPYTLVAPHFPAAGQHPLLGGHVHDPDRPGRHLWQTPLGPRRLPWLADHKVAGLPVLPGTGFAEMILAAAEVLDAGPVLLTGLRIEAPLVLDPEPEVTTHLTVDGDQWRAEVLTRTADGTVIHAHAAVQALATSAPAPCPDAVHRPTGDWRDTAPAALYRHFRERHDVHHGPAFAAIDRIRLRPERGGALSAVRIADSARVSAAAMRLHPALADEFVQTAVAAWLDTCATSPGPVVVAGFDEIRIYGPTGHARHASVTLHHADDLTCTASGTLATDDGTVVAELRGLRLTNITPPEQRYTDRLAHLTWTPAPPPTLERTTAQQWLVVAPQDTLWSERLHLMLSKHAAGSHLLSWPCGRPLDPEQLTKTLDDDSRPSPSHVLLALNGEDTQAAADGGRAAVLRVLTVLRTLAARPTPPRLWVLCRADQPLAAAGVRGLLRTAAFEHPELKPSSLELSGSTALEAVLPDLLKEPTPVTEISWHHGARGLTQVRRGPGPRHPASPPSPLVRPDGGYLITGGLGGLGLLTARRFAERGACRLVLAGRSAPGPEAERALEELRTATGAAVEVVLGDIAEEDTVRRALAAARANGAMLRGIIHAAGVVEDATLTNLDTALLDRVWRGKAEGAWALHRATLGAELDHFVLYSSIASLIGSPGQGAYAAANAFLDALVTHRLALGLPATGIHWGAWSQVGRGQHLVDRGFVMINPGDGTDAFERILTEGHHQIAYSPIDAAVWTAPYPALRHSTLLAELLTDAPAAVDDTSPVRDAVLTTDNAAERHQLLQDFVIDQVRELLGNTARHIGAHTSLVVLGLDSLGAVQLQQRLQNALHIKIKPGVIWVNPSAAALADALLEAMKLPPTPHDHTPAHDDLTVEGR, from the coding sequence GTGTCGGCACTGGGTGCGGAACCGATCGCGGTCACCGGTGTGGGGTGCCGTTTCCCGGGGGGAGTGGAGACGCCGGAGGGGCTGTGGCAGCTGGCGGCGGACGGTCGGCAGACGGTTGGCCCGGTCCCGGCCGACCGTTGGGACGCCCAGAAGCTCGCGCTGTTGCACGACCCGGAGCTGCGGGAACGGGCCGCTGTGGGCTGCTTCCTGGACGGGGACGTCTGGGCCTGGGAACCCGAGGCGCTGTCGGTTGCGCCGGCCGAGCGCGAGTGGGTGGATCCGCAGGCCCGGGTGCTGATGGAGACTGCCCGGGAGGCGGTGGAGCACGCCGGACTCCCGGTGGACCAGCTGCGTGCCACCCGCACCGGCGTCTATGTGGGCACGTACGCCCTGGACAACCTCTTCCGTGAGGCCCGCCCGGTGGAGGACGCCCCCAACAGCCCCTATCTCTTCGGGAATTACCATGCCGGTCCCGCGGGTCGGGTGGCGTTCGCGATGGACCTGCGCGGCCCGGTGATGGTGGTGGGCACGCACTGTTCCGCGGGGCTGGTGGCCCTGGACACCGCCTGCGGGGCGCTGGCCCTGGGGCAGTGCGATGCAGCGCTGGCTGGTGGTGTGCTGCTGATGCTGGCGCCGCAGACCCACTATTTCGAGGCGCCGCTGCTGCTGTCGCGGCGTGGTGCCTGCCATGCCTTCGATGCCCGGGGCGACGGCTATGTGCGCGGTGAGGGCGCGGGGATGATCCTGCTCAAGCGGCTGACGGATGCTCAGCGGGACGGGGACCGGGTGCTCGCGGTGATCCGGGGCAGCGCGGTCAACAACGATGGCCAGGCCACCCGGCTGACCGCGCCGTCCACCGAGATGCAGCAGGAACTGTTCCGCGAGGCCGTGCGGCGGGCAGGCATCGACCCCGGCGAGGTGGGTCTGGTCGAGGCGCACGGGCCGGGTACGGCGGTGGGTGACCCGATCGAGTACACCTCCATCAACGCCGTGTACGGCAAGGGGCGGGGGCGGTGTGCGCTCGGTTCGGTCAAGACGAACATCGGGCACTGTGAGCCGGTCTCCGGGATCGCTGGGCTGATCAAGACGGTGGAGTGCCTGCGTCGCGGGGTGATCCCGCCCAACCAGAATTTCCGCTCGTGGAACCCGGGCATCGACCGGGACGCGGGCTCGCGGCTGTTCGTGCCGACCGAGCTGACCGAGTGGCCGGTAGACGGCGTGCCACGGCGAGCCGCGGTGTGCTCGTACGGGGTGAGCGGCACCAATGCGCACGTGGTGCTGGAGCAGGCGCCGGCGCCGCGCCGCAGGCGTGCACGGAAGGCCGCCCGGCACGCCGCGGACGGGCCGCGGCTGTTCCTGCTGTCGGCGGACTCGGCCGGGGCGCTCGCCGACTCGGCCAGGCGGCTGGCCGCCTGGCTGGAGGGCCCGGGTGCGCAGGCGGATCTGGGCGATGTGGCGCACACCCTGGCCATGCGCCGCCGCCATGCGGAACACCGGCTCGGCATCGTCGCCGCGGACACGGTGCAGCTACGGGCGCGCGCCCGGGCCTTCGCCGGGGAGGATGAAACGGACGGGGTGGCCAGCGGTGTGCCGCTGCTGGCGCCCGGGCATCCGGGGCCGGTGTTCGTGTTCACGGGGCAGGGCTCGCAGTATCCCGGGATGTGCCGGGAACTCCTGGCGAGCGAGCCGGCGTTCGCCGCCGCCGTTGATGAGCTGGAGGCGCTGATCTTCGCCGAGTCGGGGTTCTCCCTGCGGTCCATGATCGAGGAGCCGGAGGGGCCGGTCGGCGTCGACCGAATTCAGCCCGCCCTGTTCGGGGTGCAGGTGGCATTGGCGGAACTGTGGCGTTCCTGGGGCTTGGAACCAGCTGCGGTGATCGGGCAGTCGCTCGGCGAGGTGGCGGCGTCGGTGGTCGCCGGGGTGCTCTCGCGTGAGGACGGGGCGAAGGTGATCTGCCGCCGGGCGGCCCTGCTGGCGCGGATCGCCCATGGTGCGATGGCCTCGGTGCTGCTCAGCGCCGAGGAGACCCGGGCGGCGCTGGAGTCGGCCGGGGCCGACGGCGTCGACCTGGGGGTGCTCACCGCACCTCGCACCACGGTGATCTCCGGCGACGCGGCGCAGGTCCGCGCCCTGGTCGAGCACTGGAACGAGACCGGCACCGTGGCCCGGATGGTCGACGTGAACGTGGCCTCGCACTCCTCGCAGGTCGACCCGGTCATCGATGATCTGCACGCCGTGCTGTCCGAGTTGCCTGACGCCCTGCCCGGTGACATCCGCTTCTACTCCACGGTCAGCGAGGACCCGCGCGGCCCCGGTCCGCTGAATGCCTCCTACTGGGTGCGCAACCAGCGCGACACCGTGCACTTTCAGCGGGCGGTGACCGCCGCCCTCGCCGACGGGCACCGGCTCTTCGTCGAGTGCACTGCGCACCCGCTCGCCGCCCGGCCGATCCACGAGATCGCCCGTCAGACGGGTGTCGACGACGTCGTCACGGTCGGCTCACTGCGCCGCGGTGCAGCGGATCAGGAGGCGTTTCTCACTCATCTGGCCACAGCCCACGCGGCTGGATGCGGCGCTCTCGACCTCGCCAGCCGCTACGGGGACGGACAGCTGGTGGACCTGCCCACCACCGCCTGGAACCGCACCCGACATGGTGGCACCGCCGCCCCGTACACCCTCGTCGCGCCGCATTTCCCGGCAGCCGGCCAGCATCCGCTGCTCGGCGGCCACGTGCACGACCCCGACCGGCCCGGCCGTCATCTGTGGCAGACCCCGCTGGGCCCCCGTCGGCTGCCCTGGCTTGCCGACCACAAGGTGGCGGGCCTCCCCGTGCTGCCGGGCACCGGATTCGCCGAGATGATCCTGGCCGCCGCCGAGGTGCTGGACGCCGGCCCCGTCCTGCTCACCGGACTGCGTATCGAGGCGCCACTGGTCCTTGACCCTGAGCCCGAGGTCACCACCCACCTCACCGTCGACGGCGACCAGTGGCGTGCCGAGGTCCTCACCCGCACCGCCGACGGCACCGTGATCCATGCCCATGCAGCCGTACAGGCGCTTGCCACGTCCGCCCCGGCCCCCTGCCCGGACGCCGTGCACCGGCCCACCGGCGACTGGCGCGACACCGCCCCGGCCGCTCTGTACCGGCACTTCCGGGAACGGCACGACGTCCACCACGGCCCCGCCTTCGCGGCCATCGACCGCATCCGGCTCCGTCCCGAGCGCGGCGGCGCGCTGTCGGCGGTCCGGATCGCCGACAGCGCGCGCGTCTCCGCCGCCGCGATGCGCCTGCACCCGGCGCTGGCCGACGAGTTCGTACAGACCGCCGTCGCCGCCTGGCTGGACACCTGCGCCACCAGCCCCGGCCCAGTGGTGGTTGCCGGGTTCGACGAGATCCGGATCTACGGGCCCACCGGCCACGCCCGGCACGCTTCCGTCACCCTGCACCACGCCGACGACCTCACCTGCACCGCCTCCGGCACCCTGGCCACCGACGACGGCACCGTCGTCGCCGAACTGCGCGGCCTGCGCCTGACCAACATCACCCCGCCCGAACAGCGCTACACCGACCGCCTCGCCCACCTCACCTGGACCCCCGCGCCGCCGCCCACGCTGGAGCGGACCACCGCCCAGCAGTGGCTGGTTGTGGCCCCACAGGACACTCTGTGGAGCGAGCGCCTGCACCTCATGCTCAGCAAGCATGCCGCAGGCAGCCACCTGCTCAGCTGGCCCTGTGGCCGCCCGCTCGACCCGGAACAGCTCACCAAGACCCTGGACGACGACAGCCGGCCCTCGCCCAGCCATGTGCTGCTCGCCCTCAACGGCGAGGACACACAGGCCGCCGCGGACGGTGGCCGCGCCGCCGTACTCCGCGTGCTGACCGTGCTCCGCACGCTGGCCGCCCGCCCGACGCCGCCCCGCCTGTGGGTGCTGTGCCGGGCGGACCAGCCGCTGGCCGCCGCCGGAGTCCGCGGGCTGCTGCGCACCGCCGCCTTCGAACACCCCGAGCTGAAACCCAGCAGCCTGGAGCTGTCCGGCAGCACCGCCCTGGAGGCCGTTCTGCCAGACCTCTTGAAGGAGCCCACCCCGGTCACCGAAATCTCCTGGCACCACGGCGCGCGCGGCCTCACCCAAGTCCGCCGCGGTCCCGGGCCACGCCACCCGGCGAGTCCGCCCTCCCCGTTGGTCCGCCCCGACGGCGGCTACCTGATCACCGGCGGCCTGGGCGGGCTGGGCCTGCTCACCGCCCGCCGGTTCGCGGAACGCGGCGCCTGCCGCCTCGTCCTGGCCGGCCGCAGCGCGCCCGGCCCGGAGGCCGAACGGGCCCTGGAGGAACTACGCACGGCCACCGGCGCCGCCGTCGAGGTGGTTCTCGGCGACATCGCCGAGGAAGACACCGTCCGCCGGGCGCTCGCCGCGGCCCGCGCCAACGGGGCCATGCTGCGGGGCATCATCCATGCGGCCGGGGTGGTGGAGGACGCCACCCTCACCAACCTCGACACCGCCCTGCTGGACCGGGTCTGGCGCGGTAAGGCCGAGGGCGCCTGGGCACTGCACCGCGCCACCCTCGGCGCGGAGCTGGACCACTTCGTCCTCTACTCCTCCATCGCCTCCCTGATCGGCTCCCCGGGGCAGGGCGCCTACGCGGCCGCTAACGCCTTCCTCGACGCCCTGGTCACCCACCGCCTCGCCCTGGGCCTGCCTGCCACCGGTATCCACTGGGGCGCCTGGTCCCAGGTCGGCCGCGGCCAACACCTCGTCGACCGCGGCTTCGTGATGATCAACCCGGGCGACGGCACGGACGCCTTCGAGCGCATCCTGACCGAAGGGCACCACCAGATCGCCTACTCACCGATCGACGCCGCCGTGTGGACCGCGCCGTACCCGGCCCTCCGCCACTCCACCCTCCTGGCCGAGCTGCTCACCGACGCCCCCGCCGCCGTGGACGATACGTCTCCAGTGCGCGACGCGGTCCTCACGACGGACAACGCCGCCGAACGCCACCAGCTCCTGCAGGACTTCGTCATCGACCAGGTCCGTGAACTGCTCGGCAATACCGCCCGCCACATCGGTGCCCACACCAGCCTGGTCGTTCTGGGCCTGGACTCGCTCGGCGCCGTACAGCTCCAGCAACGCCTCCAGAACGCGCTGCACATCAAGATCAAGCCCGGCGTCATCTGGGTCAACCCCAGTGCCGCGGCCCTGGCCGACGCGCTGCTGGAGGCCATGAAGCTCCCTCCGACGCCGCACGACCACACCCCTGCGCACGACGACCTCACTGTGGAGGGCCGTTGA
- a CDS encoding MarR family winged helix-turn-helix transcriptional regulator, translated as MPTPEAAAIAVELRTAMGKLTRRVKDEDRIPLGQAAVLGALDRNGAMTTSDLAADQRVRPQSMARAVGLLMEQNLITRRAHPTDGRKSLVELSDAGRTALEAERGRRAGWLAQAIEAELTEEERALLARSTTLLERLAGR; from the coding sequence ATGCCCACCCCGGAAGCCGCCGCCATCGCCGTCGAACTGCGTACCGCGATGGGCAAGCTCACGCGCCGCGTCAAGGACGAGGACCGCATCCCGCTGGGCCAGGCCGCCGTGCTCGGCGCGCTCGACCGCAACGGCGCCATGACCACCAGCGACCTCGCCGCCGATCAGCGCGTGCGCCCCCAGTCGATGGCCCGCGCGGTGGGGCTGCTCATGGAGCAGAACCTGATCACGCGCCGGGCGCACCCCACGGACGGCCGCAAGTCACTGGTCGAGCTGTCGGACGCGGGCCGAACCGCACTCGAAGCGGAGCGCGGCCGCAGGGCCGGCTGGCTCGCACAGGCCATCGAGGCCGAACTCACAGAGGAGGAGCGGGCCCTGCTGGCTCGCAGCACCACTCTGCTGGAGCGGCTCGCGGGGCGCTGA
- a CDS encoding DUF5988 family protein: protein MPGEVVTGSGRLVVLMGGPPELPRLYRLADGHVDVSRVVVAFYGRHQRFEPTGETELIEGRRVPVFRFAYSTAIAE from the coding sequence ATGCCAGGCGAGGTGGTGACGGGATCGGGGCGGCTGGTTGTGCTGATGGGTGGTCCGCCGGAGCTCCCGCGCCTGTACCGGCTTGCGGACGGTCATGTTGATGTGTCACGGGTGGTGGTGGCCTTCTACGGGCGGCATCAGCGGTTCGAGCCCACGGGTGAGACCGAGCTGATTGAGGGGCGGCGGGTGCCGGTGTTCCGGTTCGCCTACAGCACAGCCATAGCAGAGTAG
- a CDS encoding spirocyclase AveC family protein yields MTEHTLRTPQPIPATPPPAAAAGWWRRPVLYFAAAGILSPLMGAYVMVRWLTTDGFHPRTGDTSALSTADQIKVWAGQGGVLLIAVALIVCAVLHCRRHRTYTFEAALCTGYASVFWMGPLLQFRHHGTLYNPATIHVPTWGPHIPGWSSPDAASQIEPLFGAGVGFLTSGIWPVVTAFAVWLVLLRRRPHLSGIRFILAAVAVGAVVDVVLEWLWILSGVWSYPAGFPALTLAAGAWYQMPVYYAVIMGLLWATVPYLVWRHYSQHGPGSTITRGVHRLPSRLHTTARTLAGIGFINVCALSIAASYWLVSLIPGQQWPDSFPFPLV; encoded by the coding sequence ATGACGGAACACACACTCCGCACCCCCCAGCCCATCCCGGCAACACCGCCTCCCGCAGCGGCCGCCGGCTGGTGGCGCCGCCCGGTCCTGTACTTCGCGGCCGCCGGAATCCTGAGCCCTCTCATGGGGGCCTACGTCATGGTCCGGTGGCTCACCACAGACGGGTTCCACCCCAGGACCGGCGACACTTCCGCCCTCAGCACCGCAGACCAGATCAAGGTTTGGGCCGGGCAGGGCGGAGTCCTCCTCATCGCCGTCGCGCTCATCGTGTGCGCCGTCCTGCACTGCCGACGGCACCGCACCTACACCTTCGAAGCCGCGCTGTGCACCGGCTACGCATCGGTGTTCTGGATGGGGCCGCTGCTGCAGTTCCGGCACCACGGCACGCTCTACAACCCCGCAACGATCCATGTCCCCACGTGGGGACCGCACATCCCCGGATGGAGCAGCCCGGACGCCGCGAGCCAGATAGAACCGCTGTTCGGTGCGGGGGTTGGATTCCTGACCAGCGGCATCTGGCCCGTCGTCACGGCCTTCGCGGTATGGCTGGTCCTCCTGCGCCGACGCCCCCACCTGAGCGGGATCCGCTTCATCCTCGCAGCCGTGGCCGTCGGAGCCGTCGTCGACGTCGTACTGGAATGGCTCTGGATCCTCTCCGGCGTCTGGTCCTACCCCGCCGGGTTCCCCGCCCTCACCCTCGCCGCAGGCGCCTGGTACCAGATGCCCGTCTACTACGCCGTGATCATGGGCCTGCTGTGGGCCACCGTCCCGTACCTGGTCTGGCGTCACTACTCCCAGCACGGCCCCGGATCGACGATCACACGGGGCGTCCACCGGCTCCCCAGCCGCCTGCACACCACGGCCCGGACACTCGCGGGCATCGGCTTCATCAACGTCTGCGCCCTGAGCATCGCCGCCAGCTACTGGCTGGTCAGCCTCATCCCCGGACAGCAATGGCCGGACAGCTTCCCCTTCCCCCTGGTGTGA